In Oreochromis aureus strain Israel breed Guangdong linkage group 15, ZZ_aureus, whole genome shotgun sequence, a single genomic region encodes these proteins:
- the LOC120433180 gene encoding tyrosine-protein phosphatase non-receptor type substrate 1-like — MFDFIWIQMFSVMTLMLQLTAAVTEHCDVVVRVGDEVTLSCGNVTDDQDKCNAATWLFSSSSNTTAITVFEHGDIHKNTKTKSHRLSVTANCSLVIRNVSAEDVGQYTCRKFSKSEKIQDRDIPAFLYLVNMTAHKDNNTVTLSCSVLKYGECQYTVKWLYKDEEIDNNAKDFETSQSTCSASVTFTTSHNVYTSENYEVFKCQVRKGKAMQEFPFRNHPLSDQTDQTVLSRLIIVAVGLAALITVAVVVNTWTRAGKKEETNENTVLNENHDGAVNYENVQA; from the exons ATGTTTGACTTCATATGgattcaaatgttttcagttatgACACTAATGCTTCAGTTAACAG CAGCAGTAACTGAACACTGTGATGTTGTTGTCAGAGTTGGAGATGAAGTCACTTTGTCTTGTGGAAATGTGACAGATGATCAGGATAAATGTAATGCAGCTACCTGGCTCTTCTCTAGTTCTAGTAACACAACAGCAATAACAGTGTTTGAACATGGAGACATTCACAAAAATACCAAAACTAAATCACACAGACTGAGTGTGACAGCAAACTGTTCTTTGGTGATAAGGAACGTCTCAGCTGAGGATGTTGGTCAGTACACCTGCAGAAAGTTCAGCAAATCAGAAAAAATACAAGATCGAGATATTCCAGCTTTCCTCTATCTTGTTAACA TGACTGCACATAAGGACAACAACACAGTGACActgagctgctctgtgctgAAATACGGTGAATGCCAATACACAGTGAAGTGGCTCTATAAGGATGAAGAGATTGATAACAATGCCAAAGACTTTGAAACATCACAGTCCACCTGTTCAGCCAGTGTGACCTTTACAACTTCTCATAATGTTTACACATCAGAGAATTATGAGGTATTCAAATGCCAAGTGAGAAAGGGTAAAGCAATGCAAGAGTTCCCCTTCAGGAATCATCCTTTAAGTGACCAAACTGACCAAACTG TCTTGTCCAGGCTCATCATTGTGGCTGTGGGTTTGGCAGCACTCATAACAGTCGCTGTGGTTGTTAATACTTGGACAAGAGCTG gtaaaaaagaagaaacaaatgaaaacacg GTGCTTAATGAAAATCATGATGGAGCAGTGAACTATGAAAATGTCCAGGCTTGA